In a single window of the Gossypium hirsutum isolate 1008001.06 chromosome D02, Gossypium_hirsutum_v2.1, whole genome shotgun sequence genome:
- the LOC107908956 gene encoding outer envelope protein 64, mitochondrial, with protein MSKTLNLIKTNASNPKVWIVAGITVAGIIVVAETRRRRKKAMIIKREDFGAFMERFELIPFPQPPPPAAELPLSGLTFAIKDIFDVKGHATGFGNPDWQRTHEVADKTAVVVTALLKNGAKCVGKTVMDELAFGITGENKHYGTPTNPNMPSNVPGGSSSGSAVAVAAELVDFALGTDTIGCVRVPASFCGILGFRPSHGAVSTIGVLPNSQSLDAIGWFARDPSILHRVGNVLLQLKAVEPRRGRHLVFADDLFQLSKVPKQKTVHVISKAVEKLSGYQLPKHVNFCQFIASNVPSLKGFCQHSTNLQNGISALQALSSAMVSLQRYEFKTNHEEWLKDVKPRLGPEVSRCVFAAINNTYEKVKSLYKVRTEMRAAMQSLLKDDGVLVIPTIADPPLKLKKGSSTEFHDRACALLSVASMSGCCQVSVPLGEHDGCPISVSFVTYHGADKFLLDTVLDMYASLQEQVSMASNSAPLPDLNGNMDASELLKEKGNAAFKGKQWNKAVNYYTEAIKLNGTNATYYNNRAAAYLELGCFQQAEEDCNKAISLDKKNVKAYLRRGTARDSLLCYKEALEDFKHALVLEPQNKVANLAEKRLRKLVS; from the exons ATGTCAAAAACGCTGAATCTAATAAAAACCAACGCTTCCAACCCCAAGGTATGGATTGTGGCGGGAATAACGGTGGCCGGAATTATAGTGGTCGCGGAGACCCGTAGAAGGAGGAAAAAAGCGATGATCATCAAAAGAGAAGATTTTGGCGCTTTCATGGAACGCTTCGAATTGATTCCTTTTCCTCAGCCTCCGCCGCCCGCCGCCGAACTTCCACTATCGGGCCTTACGTTTGCCATCAAGGACAT ATTTGATGTGAAGGGTCACGCGACGGGGTTTGGGAATCCCGATTGGCAAAGAACACACGAGGTTGCTGACAAGACGGCGGTTGTGGTCACTGCTTTgttgaaaaacggggctaaatGTGTTGGCAAGACAGTTATGGACGAACTGGCTTTCGG AATAACTGGGGAAAATAAGCATTATGGGACACCTACAAATCCAAACATGCCGTCAAATGTTCCAGGAGGTTCTTCAAGTGGTTCTGCTGTTGCAGTTGCTGCTGAACTTGTGGACTTTGCTCTAG GTACTGATACAATTGGTTGTGTGAGAGTTCCTGCATCATTTTGTGGTATTCTTGGGTTCCGTCCATCTCATGGAGCTGTATCTACGATTGGAGTTCTTCCAAATTCACAAAGTTTGGATGCTATTG GATGGTTTGCTCGTGATCCATCTATTCTACATCGTGTTGGGAATGTTTTATTGCAACTAAAAGCAGTGGAACCCAGAAGGGGAAGGCACCTTGTCTTTGCTGATGACTTATTCCAGCTTTCAAAGGTTCCCAAGCAAAAGACAGTGCATGTTATTAGCAAAGCAGTTGAAAAGCTTTCTGGCT ATCAGCTGCCAAAGCATGTCAACTTTTGTCAGTTTATTGCTTCGAATGTACCCAGTCTAAAGGGTTTTTGTCAACATTCAACAAACCTGCAAAATGGAATTTCTGCTTTGCAAGCCCTTTCATCTGCAATGGTGTCATTACAAAG atatgaatttaaaacaaaccaTGAAGAATGGCTTAAAGATGTTAAACCAAGACTAGGACCTGAAGTTTCTCGTTGTGTTTTTGCTGCAATCAACAATACATACGAGAAAGTAAAAAGTTTGTACAAAGTCAGGACTGAGATGCGGGCTGCAATGCAAAGTCTTCTAAAG GATGATGGGGTATTAGTTATTCCCACGATTGCAGATCCTCCACTAAAGCTTAAGAAAGGGAGTTCCACCGAGTTTCATGATAGAGCATGTGCTTTATTGAGTGTTGCTAGCATGTCTGGGTGCTGTCAG GTTTCTGTTCCATTAGGAGAGCATGATGGTTGTCCTATTTCTGTTTCATTTGTCACATACCATGGAGCAGACAAATTTCTTCTTGATACAGTTTTGGACATGTATGCTTCTCTGCAAGAACAAGTCAGCATGGCATCCAATTCGGCACCATTGCCTGATCTCAATGGTAATATGGATGCTTCTGAACTGTTGAAGGAAAAG GGAAATGCTGCTTTTAAGGGAAAGCAATGGAACAAGGCAGTTAATTATTACACTGAAGCTATTAAGTTAAATGGGACAAATGCAACATACTATAACAACCGGGCAGCAGCTTACTTGGAACTAGGATG CTTTCAGCAAGCTGAAGAGGACTGCAACAAGGCAATATCACTTGAcaaaaag AATGTGAAGGCATATCTGAGACGTGGGACGGCCAGAGACTCACTACTCTGTTATAAAGAGGCCCTTGAAG ATTTCAAACACGCATTGGTTCTAGAGCCTCAAAATAAAGTAGCCAACCTCGCAGAAAAAAGACTACGAAAACTGGTTAGTTGA
- the LOC107908955 gene encoding probable protein phosphatase 2C 9 isoform X1, with protein MDNLCCFNSVYSQGRRSSCSSGKGRSHQGLVKYGFTLVKGKANHPMEDYHVAKFAQHRGHELGLFAIYDGHLGDSVPAYLQKHLFSNILKDEEFWTNPRGSISKAYEQTDQAILTHTPGLGRGGSTAVTAILIDGRKLWVANIGDSRAVLSKEGQAIQMSIDHEPNTERGSIENRGGFVSNMPGDVARVNGQLAVSRAFGDKNLKSHLRSDPDMKTVDIDSDTELLILASDGLWKVMSNQEAVDIAKKTKDPLRAAKRLITESLNRDSKDDISCIVVRFKG; from the exons ATGGATAATCTATGTTGCTTCAACTCAGTCTATTCTCAG ggaagACGTTCTTCGTGTAGCTCTGGAAAGGGTAGAAGCCATCAGGGGCTTGTCAAGTATGGCTTCACCTTGGTGAAAGGAAAAGCAAATCATCCCATGGAGGATTATCATGTTGCAAAGTTTGCTCAGCATCGGGGACATGAGCTCGGACTTTTTGCCATATATGATGGCCATTTGGGAGATAGCGTACCAGCCTATCTGCAAAAGCATTTGTTTTCCAATATCTTGAAGGAT GAGGAGTTTTGGACCAATCCCAGGGGGTCCATCTCTAAAGCTTATGAGCAGACAGACCAAgcaattctcacacacactcccGGCTTGGGTCGAGGGGGATCCACTGCTGTCACTGCAATTTTGATAGATGGGCGGAAATTATGGGTTGCCAATATTGGAGATTCACGTGCTGTTCTCTCAAAGGAAGGGCAGGCGATACAGATGAGTATCGATCATGAGCCGAACACAGAGCGTGGCAGCATCGAGAACAGAGGTGGCTTTGTCTCAAACATGCCAG GGGATGTGGCAAGAGTGAATGGCCAACTTGCTGTTTCTCGCGCATTTGGAGATAAGAATCTTAAGTCACACCTCCGATCCGATCCCGACATGAAAACTGTCGATATTGACTCGGATACCGAACTTCTCATCCTTGCAAGTGATGGATTATGGAAG GTCATGTCCAATCAAGAAGCCGTTGATATTGCGAAAAAGACCAAGGACCCGCTTCGAGCAGCTAAAAGGCTAATAACCGAGTCACTGAACCGAGACAGTAAGGATGATATCTCCTGTATTGTAGTTCGTTTCAAGGGTTAA
- the LOC107908958 gene encoding metacaspase-3: MARRERCNGCKLYLMVPPEAQSIRCAVCHTITNTNNAAIARWGHVHDSLIGPRRTSPHGSGTHAFPYVYGPHQRPPQPRPPLSPVSVHGRKRALLCGLNYYGKPYGLKGSINDVKCMRYLLVEKLGFPIDSILMLTEDEKDPYKIPTKQNIRKGLKWLVYGCQPGDSLVFHFSGHGDRQIDYDNDEVDGFDEALCPLDHDTEGKIIDDEINATIVRPLPRGAMLHAIIDACHSGTILDLPFVCRMNKEGFYIWEDQRKPSFYKGTSGGLAYCFSACDDNQVSADTTAFTKTSTRTGAMTFSFIQAVENEPGLTYGRLLNAMRNAIRDAKAGLRLSGPIATLVNKVFFGSTSQKPQLSSSYTFDIYSKRFVL; encoded by the exons ATGGCGAGAAGAGAACGATGCAATGGATGTAAGCTGTATCTGATGGTTCCACCAGAAGCACAATCCATTCGTTGTGCTGTGTGCCATACCATTACCAATACCAACAACGCAGCCATTGCTCGTTGGGGTCATGTCCATGACTCGTTGATAGGACCAAGGCGGACCAG CCCTCATGGATCGGGGACGCATGCATTTCCCTACGTATATGGTCCTCATCAGCGACCTCCGCAACCACGGCCTCCATTATCGCCTGTTTCGGTGCATGGGAGGAAAAGAGCATTGCTTTGCGGATTGAATTACTATGGCAAACCTTATGGACTTAAAGGAAGCATCAATGATGTCAAGTGTATGAGGTATCTTCTTGTTGAGAAACTGGGGTTTCCAATTGACTCCATTCTCATGCTTACAG AAGATGAGAAAGACCCTTACAAGATCCCAACAAAACAGAACATCAGGAAAGGCCTGAAATGGCTGGTCTATGGCTGCCAGCCAGGGGACTCGTTAGTGTTTCACTTCTCTGGCCATGGTGATCGGCAAATTGATTATGACAACGACGAGGTCGATGGATTTGACGAAGCCTTATGTCCTCTAGATCACGACACCGAAGGGAAAATCATCGATGATGAAATCAATGCTACCATTGTTAGGCCACTGCCTCGAGGagccatgttgcatgccatcatCGATGCCTGCCACAGTGGAACCATTCTCGATCTGCCTTTCGTGTGCAGGATGAATAA GGAAGGGTTCTATATATGGGAAGATCAAAGAAAACCTTCCTTTTACAAGGGTACAAGTGGAGGATTAGCCTACTGTTTTAGTGCTTGTGATGATAATCAAGTTTCTGCAGATACCACT GCTTTCACCAAAACCAGTACCAGGACCGGTGCCATGACGTTTAGCTTCATCCAAGCTGTGGAAAACGAACCTGGATTGACGTACGGCCGCTTGCTTAATGCGATGCGCAATGCGATTCGTGATGCTAAAGCCGGTTTACGCCTATCTGGTCCTATTGCAACTCTGGTTAACAAAGTTTTCTTTGGATCAACATCACAGAAGCCACAGCTATCTTCATCATATACATTTGACATTTACTCAAAGCGGTTTGTGCTCTAG
- the LOC107908955 gene encoding probable protein phosphatase 2C 10 isoform X2 gives MEDYHVAKFAQHRGHELGLFAIYDGHLGDSVPAYLQKHLFSNILKDEEFWTNPRGSISKAYEQTDQAILTHTPGLGRGGSTAVTAILIDGRKLWVANIGDSRAVLSKEGQAIQMSIDHEPNTERGSIENRGGFVSNMPGDVARVNGQLAVSRAFGDKNLKSHLRSDPDMKTVDIDSDTELLILASDGLWKVMSNQEAVDIAKKTKDPLRAAKRLITESLNRDSKDDISCIVVRFKG, from the exons ATGGAGGATTATCATGTTGCAAAGTTTGCTCAGCATCGGGGACATGAGCTCGGACTTTTTGCCATATATGATGGCCATTTGGGAGATAGCGTACCAGCCTATCTGCAAAAGCATTTGTTTTCCAATATCTTGAAGGAT GAGGAGTTTTGGACCAATCCCAGGGGGTCCATCTCTAAAGCTTATGAGCAGACAGACCAAgcaattctcacacacactcccGGCTTGGGTCGAGGGGGATCCACTGCTGTCACTGCAATTTTGATAGATGGGCGGAAATTATGGGTTGCCAATATTGGAGATTCACGTGCTGTTCTCTCAAAGGAAGGGCAGGCGATACAGATGAGTATCGATCATGAGCCGAACACAGAGCGTGGCAGCATCGAGAACAGAGGTGGCTTTGTCTCAAACATGCCAG GGGATGTGGCAAGAGTGAATGGCCAACTTGCTGTTTCTCGCGCATTTGGAGATAAGAATCTTAAGTCACACCTCCGATCCGATCCCGACATGAAAACTGTCGATATTGACTCGGATACCGAACTTCTCATCCTTGCAAGTGATGGATTATGGAAG GTCATGTCCAATCAAGAAGCCGTTGATATTGCGAAAAAGACCAAGGACCCGCTTCGAGCAGCTAAAAGGCTAATAACCGAGTCACTGAACCGAGACAGTAAGGATGATATCTCCTGTATTGTAGTTCGTTTCAAGGGTTAA